The following proteins are co-located in the Pomacea canaliculata isolate SZHN2017 linkage group LG8, ASM307304v1, whole genome shotgun sequence genome:
- the LOC112570719 gene encoding DNA-directed RNA polymerase III subunit RPC6-like isoform X1 has product MAQPTGMPVVKQEPVEETDIEKVILDLCQKNPDGIDNKIIEQGLSHCDVQQRVAAINKLLTTGCIDLLQIGQRLLYRLKDTAGDNQLKGTDTQDKLVYQIIKEADNKGIWIRDIRSKSNLPLTQLNKVLKNLENKELIKAVKSVAVSAGSSQAPKKKVYMLFNLEPDSSVTGGAWYSDQDFESELVDLLNQQCYKFLEQKAASAREQHMDPISQQRSNSHSRGSTRLHYTATGCHSSAQSGGYSDHSQHSHF; this is encoded by the exons ATGGCCCAGCCGACTGGAATGCCAGTTGTAAAACAAGAGCCAGTGGAAGAAACTGATATCGAAAAAGT TATTCTAGACCTTTGCCAGAAGAATCCAGATGGTATTGATAACAAGATTATTGAACAAGGTTTATCACATTGCGATGTTCAGCAGAGGGTAGCAGCAATCAACAAGCTTCTTACTACA GGATGCATTGATCTTTTACAGATAGGCCAGAGACTCCTGTATAGGCTGAAAGACACTGCTGGAGATAA TCAGTTGAAAGGTACTGACACACAAgataaacttgtttatcaaaTCATTAAAGAGGCAGACAATAAAG GAATATGGATTAGAGACATTCGTTCAAAAAGTAACCTACCTCTGACACAGCTcaataaagttttgaaaaaccTTGAAAATAAGGAGCTAATAAAAGCTGTGAAATCTGTGGCTGTGAGTGCTGGATCTTCTCAA GCACCTAAGAAGAAAGTGTATATGCTGTTTAACCTTGAGCCTGACAGTTCAGTAACTGGGGGAGCTTGGTACAGTGACCAAGACTTTGAATCAGAACTTGTTGACCTCTTGAATCAACAGTGCTACAAGTTTCTGGAACAaaag GCAGCATCAGCCAGAGAACAGCACATGGATCCTATCTCACAGCAACgcagcaacagccacagcagAGGAAGTACTCGGCTACATTACACAGCTACGGGTTGTCACA GTTCAGCTCAAAGTGGAGGATATAGTGACCATTCTCAACACTCTCATTTTTGA
- the LOC112570719 gene encoding DNA-directed RNA polymerase III subunit RPC6-like isoform X2 produces the protein MAQPTGMPVVKQEPVEETDIEKVILDLCQKNPDGIDNKIIEQGLSHCDVQQRVAAINKLLTTGCIDLLQIGQRLLYRLKDTAGDNQLKGTDTQDKLVYQIIKEADNKGIWIRDIRSKSNLPLTQLNKVLKNLENKELIKAVKSVAAPKKKVYMLFNLEPDSSVTGGAWYSDQDFESELVDLLNQQCYKFLEQKAASAREQHMDPISQQRSNSHSRGSTRLHYTATGCHSSAQSGGYSDHSQHSHF, from the exons ATGGCCCAGCCGACTGGAATGCCAGTTGTAAAACAAGAGCCAGTGGAAGAAACTGATATCGAAAAAGT TATTCTAGACCTTTGCCAGAAGAATCCAGATGGTATTGATAACAAGATTATTGAACAAGGTTTATCACATTGCGATGTTCAGCAGAGGGTAGCAGCAATCAACAAGCTTCTTACTACA GGATGCATTGATCTTTTACAGATAGGCCAGAGACTCCTGTATAGGCTGAAAGACACTGCTGGAGATAA TCAGTTGAAAGGTACTGACACACAAgataaacttgtttatcaaaTCATTAAAGAGGCAGACAATAAAG GAATATGGATTAGAGACATTCGTTCAAAAAGTAACCTACCTCTGACACAGCTcaataaagttttgaaaaaccTTGAAAATAAGGAGCTAATAAAAGCTGTGAAATCTGTGGCT GCACCTAAGAAGAAAGTGTATATGCTGTTTAACCTTGAGCCTGACAGTTCAGTAACTGGGGGAGCTTGGTACAGTGACCAAGACTTTGAATCAGAACTTGTTGACCTCTTGAATCAACAGTGCTACAAGTTTCTGGAACAaaag GCAGCATCAGCCAGAGAACAGCACATGGATCCTATCTCACAGCAACgcagcaacagccacagcagAGGAAGTACTCGGCTACATTACACAGCTACGGGTTGTCACA GTTCAGCTCAAAGTGGAGGATATAGTGACCATTCTCAACACTCTCATTTTTGA